Proteins encoded within one genomic window of Pedobacter africanus:
- the uvrA gene encoding excinuclease ABC subunit UvrA, which translates to MSKNTVDLGEQKDVEVYGARVHNLKNIDISFPRNKLVVITGLSGSGKSSLAFDTIYAEGQRRYMETFSAYSRQFMGGMERPDVDKVSGLSPVIAIEQKTTSKNPRSTVGTITEIYDFMRLLYARTADAFSYNTGEKMERMSENQILENIFNKFGNMPVNILAPVVKGRKGHYRELFEQIRKQGYVKVRIDGDIQDITPKMQVDRYKIHDIEIVVDRLIIDRKDVKRLQDSLQTAMRLGKGIINISDKDNNVSHFSRFLMCPTTGISYDEPQPNSFSFNSPYGACENCDGLGYIFVVDKESVMPNPKLSIMNGGLAPLGEYRDIWMFQVLKALAKKYNFSLSTPIEKLGDDIINIILNGSPELLSVAVEYNKWNVQNYQITFDGIIKLLEEQQERKGEGAVDDMEAFRKLKTCPVCNGARLKKESLHFKIDGKNIFELAEMDISSIRAWYVDLESRLSERQNTIAKEILKEIRARLGFLSDVGLNYLSLDRTARTLSGGEAQRIRLATQIGSQLMNVMYILDEPSIGLHQRDNERLIGALKNLRDLGNTVLVVEHDKDMILEADYVIDVGPAAGVHGGEIVAQGSPDEILKSDTLTAAYLNGKKGIEVPKKRRKGTGHKLSIIKASGHNLKDVSVDFPLGKFITVTGVSGSGKSSLITETLYPVLNHHFFRAKKHPLPYEKINGLKEIDKVIEIDQAPIGRTPRSNPSTYTGVFSDIRNLFVQLPEAKIRGYKPGRFSFNVKGGRCETCQGGGMKVIEMNFLPDVQVPCEECQGKRYNRETLEVRYKGKSISDVLDMSIEDACDFFEHMPSIYRKIKTLKDVGLGYITLGQSSTTLSGGEAQRVKLATELSKKDTGNTFYILDEPTTGLHFEDINVLLGVLNELVDRGNTVLVIEHNLDVVKVADWVIDLGEEGGAGGGRIIFEGTPEGLIQSPISLTGKFLKKEMGL; encoded by the coding sequence ATGAGCAAAAATACCGTTGACCTTGGCGAGCAAAAAGATGTTGAAGTGTATGGGGCCAGGGTGCATAACCTTAAAAATATAGATATTTCTTTTCCAAGAAATAAACTGGTAGTCATTACCGGCTTAAGCGGAAGCGGAAAGTCATCACTTGCCTTTGATACCATTTACGCTGAAGGACAGCGCCGGTATATGGAAACGTTCAGTGCCTATTCCCGTCAATTTATGGGAGGGATGGAACGACCGGATGTAGATAAAGTTTCCGGTTTGAGCCCTGTGATAGCCATTGAACAGAAAACCACCAGTAAAAACCCGCGCTCTACCGTAGGTACCATTACCGAGATTTATGATTTTATGCGTTTGTTGTACGCGCGTACAGCTGATGCTTTCTCCTACAATACGGGGGAGAAGATGGAGCGCATGAGCGAGAATCAGATCCTGGAAAATATCTTCAATAAATTCGGTAATATGCCGGTTAATATTCTTGCGCCAGTGGTAAAAGGGCGTAAGGGGCATTACAGGGAATTGTTTGAGCAGATCCGTAAACAGGGTTATGTAAAGGTGCGCATTGATGGGGATATCCAGGACATTACACCTAAAATGCAGGTAGACCGATACAAGATCCATGATATTGAGATTGTGGTAGACCGGTTGATCATCGACCGTAAGGATGTAAAGCGGCTGCAGGATTCGCTGCAAACCGCGATGCGCTTAGGCAAAGGCATCATTAACATCAGCGACAAGGACAACAATGTATCCCACTTCAGCCGCTTTCTGATGTGCCCTACAACAGGGATTTCCTATGACGAGCCGCAACCCAACAGCTTTTCCTTCAATTCGCCCTATGGGGCATGCGAGAACTGCGACGGCCTGGGCTATATCTTTGTGGTAGACAAAGAATCAGTGATGCCCAACCCTAAATTGAGCATCATGAACGGAGGGCTTGCCCCTTTGGGCGAATACCGCGACATCTGGATGTTTCAGGTCTTGAAAGCCCTGGCAAAAAAATATAATTTCTCTTTGTCGACCCCAATTGAAAAACTGGGCGATGACATCATCAATATCATTTTGAATGGCTCGCCTGAGTTGCTTTCCGTGGCTGTAGAGTACAACAAATGGAATGTACAGAATTACCAGATCACTTTTGATGGCATTATTAAATTGCTGGAAGAGCAGCAGGAACGCAAGGGTGAGGGGGCTGTTGATGACATGGAGGCTTTCAGAAAACTGAAAACCTGCCCGGTTTGTAACGGGGCAAGATTAAAAAAAGAAAGCCTGCATTTTAAAATTGACGGCAAGAATATTTTTGAACTGGCTGAGATGGACATCAGCAGCATCAGGGCATGGTATGTAGACCTGGAGAGCAGGCTTTCTGAGCGCCAGAATACCATAGCCAAAGAGATCCTGAAAGAGATCAGGGCAAGACTGGGTTTTCTGAGTGATGTAGGTTTGAATTACCTGTCGCTAGACCGTACCGCACGTACCCTTTCGGGTGGAGAGGCGCAAAGGATCAGACTCGCTACACAGATCGGATCGCAGCTGATGAATGTAATGTATATTCTGGATGAGCCGAGCATTGGGCTGCACCAACGCGACAATGAACGCCTGATCGGCGCTTTAAAGAACCTGCGTGACCTGGGCAATACGGTTCTGGTGGTGGAGCACGATAAGGATATGATCCTGGAAGCGGATTACGTAATCGATGTTGGTCCGGCTGCTGGGGTGCATGGCGGTGAAATTGTTGCGCAGGGTAGTCCGGATGAAATCCTGAAATCAGATACCCTTACTGCCGCTTATCTTAATGGCAAAAAAGGCATAGAGGTGCCTAAAAAACGCAGAAAAGGAACCGGCCATAAACTTTCCATCATCAAGGCCAGTGGTCATAACCTGAAGGATGTTTCCGTTGACTTTCCGCTGGGTAAGTTCATAACCGTAACCGGGGTATCAGGGAGTGGAAAATCCAGTCTGATTACGGAGACTTTATACCCTGTTTTGAACCATCATTTTTTTCGGGCTAAGAAGCATCCTTTGCCTTATGAAAAAATCAATGGCTTAAAGGAAATAGATAAGGTGATCGAGATTGACCAGGCGCCTATTGGCCGTACACCACGTTCCAACCCTTCTACCTATACCGGCGTGTTTTCAGACATCCGGAATTTATTTGTTCAGTTACCTGAAGCCAAGATAAGAGGGTATAAGCCAGGACGTTTTTCTTTCAATGTAAAAGGCGGGCGCTGTGAAACCTGCCAGGGTGGGGGCATGAAGGTTATAGAAATGAATTTTCTGCCCGATGTGCAGGTACCCTGCGAGGAATGCCAGGGCAAACGGTATAACCGCGAAACACTTGAAGTGCGTTACAAAGGTAAATCCATCAGCGATGTGCTGGATATGAGTATAGAGGATGCCTGTGATTTCTTTGAACATATGCCTTCCATTTACCGGAAGATCAAAACATTAAAAGATGTTGGTTTGGGCTACATTACACTGGGGCAATCGTCTACCACTTTGTCTGGCGGTGAGGCCCAGCGGGTGAAGCTGGCTACAGAACTTTCCAAAAAAGATACCGGCAATACCTTTTATATTCTGGATGAGCCCACAACTGGCCTGCATTTTGAGGATATAAATGTGTTGCTGGGTGTGCTTAACGAGTTGGTTGACAGGGGAAATACTGTATTGGTTATTGAGCACAACCTGGATGTGGTAAAAGTAGCCGACTGGGTGATTGACCTGGGTGAGGAAGGCGGTGCCGGGGGGGGCAGGATCATATTTGAAGGAACACCCGAAGGCCTGATCCAAAGCCCGATCAGCCTGACCGGCAAATTCCTGAAAAAGGAAATGGGCCTGTAA
- a CDS encoding ferredoxin--NADP reductase, producing MIKLRITEMTFCPGETLIISFEPVGGQKPAYLAGQFLTLVFDVNGKELRRSYSICSSPDTDEPLAIAIKRVENGEISRLLHHKTSLGDVLNAVEPSGRFFYQPDAEIKRTVFLFAAGVGITPLFAILKTALVREQNSKLILIYSNRSAEQTLFYKELNTWQEQYPDRFKVVYVFSQSQNLMMARLNGPLIERLVAENLEFDKSDTLLYTCGPIDYMDVCRITLLNLGFDQAQIKRETFVLPEDELDEDDATEKKIRHTNTYTVVLNFQNNIYHLAVPYNKTILDAALEKKINLPYSCHAGICSTCTANCIKGGVEMDYNEVLMDDEIAAGRVLICTGHPTEDGTTIVW from the coding sequence ATGATCAAACTGCGCATAACCGAAATGACCTTTTGTCCGGGTGAAACACTGATCATCAGTTTTGAACCGGTAGGCGGACAAAAACCAGCCTACCTTGCCGGACAGTTTCTGACCCTTGTTTTTGATGTAAACGGAAAGGAATTGAGAAGATCTTACTCCATATGCAGTTCACCCGATACAGATGAGCCATTGGCGATTGCCATAAAACGTGTGGAAAACGGGGAAATATCCCGGCTGCTGCACCATAAAACATCGCTAGGGGATGTGCTTAACGCTGTTGAGCCGAGCGGGAGATTTTTTTACCAGCCGGATGCTGAAATCAAAAGAACTGTATTCCTGTTTGCTGCGGGTGTTGGGATTACCCCTTTATTTGCCATCCTGAAAACCGCACTTGTGCGTGAACAGAACAGCAAACTCATTTTGATTTACAGCAATCGTTCCGCTGAACAAACACTTTTCTACAAAGAGCTGAACACCTGGCAGGAACAATATCCGGACCGTTTTAAAGTGGTGTATGTTTTTAGCCAATCGCAAAACCTGATGATGGCACGCCTGAACGGCCCGCTTATAGAAAGGCTTGTGGCCGAAAACCTGGAATTCGATAAAAGTGATACTTTGCTGTATACCTGCGGTCCAATAGACTATATGGATGTCTGCCGGATCACATTGCTTAACCTGGGTTTTGACCAGGCCCAGATCAAAAGGGAAACATTTGTGCTTCCTGAAGATGAACTGGATGAAGATGATGCAACCGAGAAAAAGATCAGGCATACCAATACCTATACCGTAGTGCTGAATTTTCAGAACAATATTTACCACCTGGCTGTTCCCTATAACAAAACCATACTGGATGCAGCGCTTGAAAAAAAAATCAATCTGCCTTACAGCTGTCATGCCGGGATATGCAGTACCTGTACAGCCAATTGTATTAAGGGAGGAGTGGAAATGGATTATAATGAGGTGCTGATGGACGATGAAATTGCTGCCGGGAGGGTATTGATCTGTACGGGACATCCTACTGAAGACGGTACAACAATTGTATGGTAA
- a CDS encoding glycoside hydrolase family 2 TIM barrel-domain containing protein has protein sequence MRDLKTYLSLLLFALVFQAYAQTQTRQVNKQPREIWTVEKANKWYAQWGWLRGADFIPSTAINQLEMWQKETFDAATIDRELGFAEGIGMNSMRVYLHHAAWQKDREGFKARVKTYLDISDKHHISTLFVLFDDCWNPTFKTGAQPGPKPGIHNSGWVRDPGDLYHEDPKLVDTLEVYVKDILATFKHDKRIVLWDLYNEPGNSGYGNKSMDLLKKVFEWGRTVDPDQPLSVGVWKRDLKELSDYQIRNSDITTYHNYGDPADHQHWIDALRSVSDRPLICTEYMARTRNSLFGNIMPLLKKEHIGAYNWGLVAGKTNTKYAWDTPIPNGAEPKIWFHDIFNADGSAYRQDEVELIRSLTKK, from the coding sequence ATGAGAGACCTAAAAACCTATCTATCGCTATTGTTATTTGCCCTGGTGTTTCAGGCCTATGCACAAACGCAAACCCGACAAGTCAACAAGCAACCCAGAGAAATATGGACAGTAGAAAAAGCCAATAAATGGTATGCGCAATGGGGATGGCTGCGTGGTGCCGATTTTATTCCAAGTACTGCCATTAACCAGCTGGAGATGTGGCAAAAGGAAACTTTTGATGCTGCAACGATAGATCGGGAACTGGGCTTTGCTGAGGGTATAGGAATGAACTCTATGCGTGTTTATTTACATCATGCCGCATGGCAGAAAGACCGGGAAGGTTTTAAGGCCAGAGTAAAGACTTATCTGGATATTTCAGATAAACACCATATTTCTACCCTATTCGTGTTGTTTGATGATTGCTGGAACCCAACTTTTAAAACAGGAGCCCAGCCCGGTCCTAAGCCGGGAATCCACAATTCGGGCTGGGTTAGGGATCCGGGAGACCTTTATCACGAAGACCCTAAATTGGTGGATACGCTGGAGGTTTATGTAAAGGATATCCTGGCAACCTTTAAACACGACAAGCGAATTGTGCTTTGGGATTTGTACAATGAGCCAGGCAATTCGGGTTATGGTAATAAAAGTATGGATTTGTTAAAAAAAGTGTTTGAGTGGGGACGTACAGTTGATCCCGATCAGCCACTCTCTGTGGGCGTATGGAAGCGGGACCTGAAAGAATTGTCTGATTATCAGATCCGAAATTCTGATATCACCACTTACCATAATTATGGGGATCCTGCAGACCACCAGCATTGGATTGATGCACTCAGGAGCGTATCTGATCGTCCACTTATTTGTACCGAATATATGGCCAGAACAAGAAACAGTCTGTTTGGCAATATCATGCCGCTACTTAAAAAAGAACATATCGGTGCATACAATTGGGGTTTGGTGGCGGGTAAAACCAATACCAAGTATGCCTGGGATACCCCTATACCAAACGGTGCAGAACCTAAAATCTGGTTCCATGATATCTTTAATGCAGACGGATCGGCCTATAGACAGGATGAGGTGGAGCTGATCCGGTCGCTAACCAAAAAATAA